One window from the genome of Panthera leo isolate Ple1 chromosome D3, P.leo_Ple1_pat1.1, whole genome shotgun sequence encodes:
- the LOC122204204 gene encoding translation initiation factor IF-2-like, which yields MARSVHSPAATRPRERRARRSPGGPERSSAPAPPRPSQAAPPRRRAAARAGRLELPGRPATGGLSRGAPGSPHPLPPPGRPWSRGEGGKGLPRRAGGRERGLRHPSRSVTAAATTTRAVLLLPTCRKDTEHARTETTSGRHASKKF from the coding sequence ATGGCGAGGAGTGTCCACTCTCCCGCCGCGACTCGTCCGCGGGAGCGCCGAGCCCGTCGCTCCCCTGGCGGCCCGGAGCGCTcctcggccccggccccgccgcgTCCGAGCCAGGCCGCCCCTCCTCGGCGCCGCGCCGCTGCCCGCGCGGGCCGCCTAGAGCTCCCGGGCCGCCCCGCGACCGGGGGCCTCTCTCGCGGGGCGCCCGGCTCCCCTCACCCGCTCCCGCCCCCTGGGCGGCCGTGGAGTCGCGGGGAGGGCGGGAAGGGCCTCCCGAGGAGAGCGGGCGGGCGCGAACGCGGGCTCCGCCACCCGAGCCGCTCCGTTACCGCAGCGGCGACGACGACCAGGGCCGTGTTGTTGCTGCCAACTTGTCGAAAGGACACTGAGCATGCGCGCACGGAGACCACATCCGG